Proteins encoded by one window of Bradyrhizobium sp. B097:
- a CDS encoding pyruvate carboxylase subunit B: protein MVGIVDETLRDGPQSLWATRMSTGSMLGATDTIGGSGFRKVCVTSGAAFETAVKFLAENPWDRLRLLQTYMPNMSLDVLVRSRNLFGWSHYSDDVVQLVFRCLRDVGVEWVKIFDGLNDMRNIEAHFRIARSLGLKSSGIIAFTESPVHTDEYFVKKARELVSYDVDSITLGDASGILTGPRAKSLLAALRSAVGPGVPIEFVAHHTMGLAHASYREALIAGVDTVATASTPLANGESVPSTLDVMKIAEELGLDTGLDREAVRCTDDYFYWVAHIENRAVAGPFAFDAERYRKFIEHQIPGGMMSNFRNQLLELGLLSRLDEVLEEAGRIRRELGYPIMVTPFSQFVGVQATMNVIQRERYRTIPQELRLYVMGRYGAAPAPIDAEVLDRVLGGRTLEEHSAPEVAFERPMLEEFRRDAGPFRSDEELLLHMFYGREHVEALPARGTDQYTRPFVDRPLVALVKELLKEPRLRSVRVQKKSFKLDMTFASESEAGNEQ, encoded by the coding sequence ATGGTCGGTATCGTAGATGAGACGCTGCGGGATGGTCCGCAGTCACTTTGGGCAACCCGTATGAGCACCGGCTCGATGCTGGGTGCAACCGATACGATCGGAGGAAGCGGTTTCAGAAAGGTATGCGTCACGTCGGGTGCCGCCTTTGAGACCGCGGTGAAATTCCTGGCTGAGAACCCGTGGGATCGACTGCGTTTGCTGCAGACCTACATGCCGAACATGAGCCTCGACGTTCTTGTGCGAAGCCGCAATCTATTCGGGTGGTCCCACTATTCAGATGATGTCGTGCAGCTGGTATTTCGCTGCCTGCGCGACGTTGGCGTCGAGTGGGTCAAGATATTCGACGGCCTAAATGATATGCGCAACATCGAGGCGCATTTTCGGATTGCCAGATCTCTGGGCCTGAAGTCATCCGGCATCATCGCGTTCACCGAAAGTCCTGTGCATACGGACGAGTATTTCGTCAAGAAGGCGCGCGAGTTGGTGAGCTATGACGTCGATTCCATCACGCTGGGAGACGCCAGCGGCATTCTGACCGGCCCGCGCGCGAAATCACTGCTGGCCGCACTTCGGAGCGCGGTGGGCCCTGGAGTGCCGATTGAATTCGTCGCGCATCATACGATGGGACTTGCCCATGCGTCCTACCGCGAAGCGTTGATTGCTGGTGTGGATACCGTTGCGACGGCTAGTACGCCGCTGGCGAACGGCGAATCTGTTCCGAGTACCTTGGATGTCATGAAAATCGCGGAGGAGCTCGGTCTTGATACCGGACTTGACCGCGAGGCGGTCAGGTGCACTGACGACTATTTTTATTGGGTTGCGCACATCGAGAACCGGGCCGTCGCCGGTCCGTTCGCATTCGACGCAGAGCGCTATAGGAAGTTCATCGAACATCAGATCCCCGGCGGCATGATGTCGAACTTCAGGAACCAGCTGCTCGAACTGGGTCTGCTCTCTCGACTTGATGAGGTGCTGGAAGAAGCTGGACGGATTCGCCGGGAACTTGGCTATCCCATCATGGTGACGCCGTTCTCTCAGTTCGTGGGGGTGCAGGCTACAATGAACGTTATCCAACGGGAGCGGTACAGGACGATTCCACAGGAGCTGCGCCTATATGTCATGGGGCGCTACGGTGCCGCTCCAGCGCCTATCGATGCGGAGGTGTTGGATCGCGTTCTCGGTGGGCGCACCCTGGAAGAGCACAGCGCGCCGGAGGTCGCCTTCGAGCGGCCGATGCTTGAAGAGTTTCGGCGCGACGCGGGGCCGTTCAGGTCGGACGAGGAACTTCTGCTCCATATGTTCTACGGCCGTGAACACGTTGAAGCGCTGCCGGCTCGGGGGACTGATCAGTACACACGTCCTTTCGTGGATCGACCCCTGGTGGCGCTGGTAAAGGAATTGCTCAAGGAGCCGCGCCTTCGGTCCGTGCGCGTTCAGAAAAAGTCCTTCAAGCTCGACATGACTTTCGCATCCGAATCGGAGGCCGGGAATGAACAATGA
- a CDS encoding thiolase family protein, whose amino-acid sequence MTKIVVAEARRTPFGKFGGALRRCSSVDLGARVVKAVLERSGVAPEAVSETLFGSAILAGATPVVARQINFHAGIPDTTPSMTLDRACCSSMSCVGLGVLKIRAGDASVVIAGGADSSSQTPYLLKDIRWERRNGNLRMDDPMQFKNPITNRPLATVTGEMALKYQVSREEQDEWAVASHEKYFQAFDAGFYEDELVPMDGDSSNDEVLRIDESPRRTVSLEVIARLPTVYGSATVTAGNAPGLNDGASAILLASDIEAGRLGMYRLAEVVSYVQLSGDLESSVYMPGNAIRKGLRDANLALSDLKRIEINEAFAAMPLVSTKTMAESDVALTSKLRSITNVNGGAVAIGHPPGASGARVIMSLVRELRRGGGGYGAAAICGGFGQADAVIVKV is encoded by the coding sequence ATGACTAAGATCGTAGTCGCAGAAGCGCGGCGAACGCCATTTGGGAAGTTTGGCGGAGCTTTGCGTCGCTGTAGTTCGGTGGACCTCGGCGCGCGAGTCGTAAAGGCGGTGCTGGAGAGATCGGGGGTCGCCCCCGAGGCGGTCAGCGAGACGCTTTTCGGGTCGGCAATACTCGCTGGCGCGACACCAGTCGTCGCACGTCAAATCAACTTTCATGCGGGTATTCCGGACACAACGCCGTCAATGACCCTGGACCGCGCGTGCTGCTCATCAATGAGTTGTGTCGGTCTCGGAGTGCTGAAGATCCGGGCCGGGGATGCATCTGTTGTGATCGCGGGCGGTGCCGACAGTTCGAGCCAGACGCCCTATCTGCTGAAGGATATCCGGTGGGAGCGTCGTAACGGAAACTTGCGGATGGACGATCCCATGCAATTCAAGAATCCAATCACCAATCGGCCGCTCGCCACTGTCACAGGCGAGATGGCCTTGAAGTATCAAGTTTCTAGAGAAGAACAGGATGAGTGGGCGGTCGCGAGCCACGAAAAGTACTTCCAAGCTTTTGACGCGGGCTTCTATGAGGACGAACTCGTTCCGATGGATGGGGATTCATCCAACGACGAAGTCTTGCGCATTGACGAATCTCCACGGCGGACGGTGTCGCTGGAAGTCATTGCCCGTCTACCGACCGTATACGGTAGTGCGACCGTCACCGCGGGTAATGCGCCTGGTCTGAACGATGGGGCATCGGCGATACTCCTAGCCTCCGATATCGAGGCGGGTCGCCTTGGCATGTATCGCTTGGCGGAAGTTGTTAGCTACGTCCAACTCTCGGGAGATCTCGAGTCATCAGTGTATATGCCAGGTAACGCGATCAGAAAGGGACTACGCGACGCTAACCTTGCCTTGAGCGATCTAAAGAGAATCGAAATCAATGAGGCATTTGCGGCGATGCCCCTGGTTTCCACCAAAACAATGGCTGAGAGCGATGTCGCGCTAACGAGTAAGCTCCGCTCGATTACGAACGTTAATGGAGGGGCTGTCGCGATTGGACATCCGCCCGGGGCGAGCGGAGCACGGGTTATAATGTCGCTGGTTCGCGAACTGCGCCGTGGGGGAGGCGGGTATGGCGCCGCCGCCATTTGCGGCGGCTTCGGGCAAGCAGACGCAGTGATTGTGAAAGTGTGA
- a CDS encoding TetR/AcrR family transcriptional regulator, which translates to MTFGDAQGRLQRKPQNPAGVMPAQQARSEATMRALMEAGRLAFNVRDYDQVTIEDIAAEAGSSVGSFYSRFESKEVFFDYVQETILAEELDILASLLDRLTNTGAGKAEFLSELSRFWVGVFRKHRGIYKTACRYTARGADQWTPFRKSGHTSAGMVANALAPQLAGRNKAARDQEVREALQVVNGLLVNAILNEPGPVSLDDQRMERSVVKILQAFLNFR; encoded by the coding sequence ATGACCTTTGGTGATGCGCAAGGACGGTTGCAGCGGAAGCCGCAAAACCCAGCAGGCGTGATGCCGGCGCAACAGGCGCGATCGGAAGCGACGATGCGTGCGCTGATGGAGGCTGGTCGGTTAGCGTTCAATGTGAGAGATTATGATCAGGTAACGATCGAGGATATTGCCGCTGAAGCTGGCTCGTCTGTTGGCTCGTTTTACAGCCGCTTCGAAAGCAAAGAGGTCTTCTTCGACTACGTGCAGGAGACCATACTTGCCGAAGAGCTCGATATTCTAGCCTCTCTCTTGGATAGGCTCACCAACACTGGTGCCGGAAAAGCTGAGTTTCTAAGTGAGCTGTCGCGCTTCTGGGTCGGCGTCTTTCGTAAGCACAGAGGCATCTACAAGACGGCATGTCGGTATACCGCCCGGGGTGCCGATCAATGGACGCCCTTCAGAAAGTCTGGCCACACGTCTGCGGGGATGGTGGCCAACGCGCTTGCTCCGCAATTGGCGGGACGCAACAAGGCAGCTCGGGACCAGGAAGTCCGTGAAGCCCTTCAGGTGGTCAACGGATTATTGGTGAACGCAATCCTGAACGAGCCGGGACCCGTCTCGCTTGACGATCAGCGGATGGAAAGGAGCGTCGTCAAGATACTACAGGCGTTTCTCAACTTTCGCTGA
- a CDS encoding ABC transporter permease, giving the protein MKSLKVDLGVLAAQLVFVVVFLGVWEWVAVNRIVDPIFIGRPTKIMEHLFNALFVERDLLKDTAWTMWATLIAFAMGSVAGVAFGLIFSVWSWCERFFNPLFTALNALPRIALAPLFILWFGLGTGSKVALGFSLTFFIVLSNTVAGARSVDQDWLVLSRMLGAKRAQIFWKVTLVSAVPTIFSGLRLGLIYALLGVVGSEIIASQNGLGQQLTYLAGTFNTNGVFAVLIFMSFLGILLTWIMDQVERYLLRWR; this is encoded by the coding sequence ATGAAGTCCCTCAAAGTCGACTTGGGCGTGTTAGCCGCCCAACTTGTGTTTGTCGTGGTCTTCCTGGGGGTCTGGGAGTGGGTCGCTGTCAACCGTATCGTGGATCCTATTTTCATTGGCCGACCCACAAAGATCATGGAGCATTTGTTCAACGCTCTCTTTGTTGAGCGGGATCTTCTGAAGGATACCGCTTGGACAATGTGGGCGACGCTGATTGCATTCGCGATGGGTAGCGTCGCTGGCGTCGCTTTCGGTTTGATCTTCTCAGTCTGGTCTTGGTGCGAGCGGTTCTTCAATCCGCTCTTCACAGCGCTCAACGCGTTGCCGCGCATTGCACTCGCGCCACTCTTCATTCTCTGGTTCGGTCTTGGAACGGGTTCGAAGGTTGCCTTGGGATTCTCGTTGACCTTTTTCATCGTACTTAGCAATACCGTTGCCGGAGCTAGAAGCGTGGACCAGGATTGGCTGGTGCTAAGCCGCATGTTGGGGGCGAAGAGAGCACAGATTTTCTGGAAGGTGACACTGGTAAGTGCCGTGCCGACGATCTTCTCAGGGCTGCGCCTCGGCCTGATCTATGCGCTTCTCGGTGTCGTCGGCTCGGAAATCATCGCCTCGCAAAATGGCCTTGGGCAACAACTCACGTATCTCGCCGGTACCTTCAATACCAATGGCGTCTTTGCCGTCCTAATTTTCATGTCTTTCCTGGGAATTCTCCTGACATGGATCATGGACCAAGTTGAGCGCTACCTCTTGCGCTGGCGCTGA
- a CDS encoding ABC transporter ATP-binding protein produces the protein MTTIRLEHVSHVFAGGVQAVTDATLSISPGEFVSVVGPSGCGKTTLLNLVAGLIGHQTGEISVAERSPKAGRHDVAYMLARDSLFPWRTALHNVMLAGEFRGVPRGRREKRAREFLENVGLSGFEGAYPKALSHGMRQRVALARTFSMESSILLMDEPFGALDAQTKLQLEEVLLDLWSLEKRTVIFITHDLNEAVTLSDRVVVMSARPGRIIADIPIALPRPRSVRGLQKDPRYHEIYAEVWACLEQALVSAERPR, from the coding sequence TGCCGGGGGCGTACAAGCGGTCACTGACGCTACGCTCAGCATTTCTCCAGGCGAGTTCGTCTCGGTCGTGGGGCCGAGCGGCTGTGGAAAGACGACGCTGCTCAATTTGGTAGCCGGCCTAATAGGACATCAGACAGGGGAGATTAGCGTTGCGGAGCGGTCGCCCAAGGCCGGTCGTCATGATGTCGCCTATATGCTCGCAAGAGACAGTCTCTTCCCTTGGCGAACCGCACTGCACAACGTCATGCTGGCAGGGGAATTTCGGGGGGTGCCCAGAGGGCGGCGTGAGAAGCGTGCGCGAGAGTTTCTCGAGAATGTCGGTCTGTCGGGGTTCGAGGGCGCCTATCCCAAAGCGCTATCGCACGGAATGCGACAGCGGGTAGCTCTCGCACGTACATTTTCGATGGAATCGTCCATTCTTTTGATGGACGAGCCTTTCGGTGCCCTGGATGCGCAGACCAAACTCCAGCTCGAGGAGGTGCTGCTGGATCTGTGGTCGCTTGAAAAGCGAACCGTTATCTTCATCACACATGACCTCAATGAGGCCGTAACCCTTTCCGATCGCGTTGTCGTCATGTCGGCTCGACCGGGTCGAATTATCGCGGACATTCCCATCGCGCTCCCTCGGCCCCGCTCCGTGCGCGGGCTCCAGAAGGATCCGCGGTACCACGAGATTTACGCTGAAGTCTGGGCTTGTCTGGAACAGGCGCTGGTATCCGCGGAGCGGCCTCGATGA